In one window of Halomarina pelagica DNA:
- a CDS encoding DUF7522 family protein translates to MSPSLTEERRETLVSAARTAIGEDLRSLVYFTPDDWEQLYLRGDLERGADLERFADNERLGFTDSRTYGETELGAYEFTIRAFSRGYVVRVIADDEGAFATTDEMPITLFEEVATALRKTLAEAA, encoded by the coding sequence ATGAGTCCATCACTCACAGAGGAACGACGCGAGACGCTAGTGAGCGCCGCCCGCACCGCCATCGGGGAGGACCTGCGGAGCCTGGTCTACTTCACGCCCGACGACTGGGAGCAACTCTACCTCAGGGGAGACCTCGAGCGCGGCGCGGACCTCGAGCGCTTCGCGGACAACGAACGCCTCGGGTTCACCGACTCGCGGACCTACGGCGAGACCGAACTCGGCGCGTACGAGTTCACCATCCGGGCGTTCTCCCGGGGGTACGTCGTCCGCGTCATCGCCGACGACGAGGGCGCGTTCGCCACGACCGACGAGATGCCCATCACGCTCTTCGAGGAGGTGGCGACGGCGCTCCGGAAGACGCTCGCCGAGGCTGCGTAG
- a CDS encoding histone deacetylase family protein — protein MRFGYRDVCLSHDAGPRHPERPDRLRAIRRALARQHSVTYADPDDATVEEVCAVHDDAYVDSVREFCEDGGGQWDPDTVAVETTWDAALASAGIARWAAHEALDGADGWDTPFSLGRPPGHHAVYDDAMGFCFFNNAAVAAQSALDRVDRVAIFDWDVHHGNGIQDIFYERGDVHYTSIHERGLYPGTGHPDEIGRDDGEGTTLNLPLPAGSGDVEYAYAVDEALRPALERFDPGLLLVSAGFDAHERDPISRMRVSSEGYAMLADRVRALSTDLDAPLAFVLEGGYGLESLAESVATVHEVFEGRDPVEPEGEVIEKARTVVGTAREHHGLGSK, from the coding sequence ATGAGGTTCGGCTACCGGGACGTCTGTCTCTCCCACGACGCCGGCCCGCGCCACCCCGAGCGCCCCGACCGCCTGCGCGCCATCCGGCGAGCGCTCGCCCGCCAGCACAGCGTCACCTACGCCGATCCGGACGACGCCACCGTCGAGGAGGTCTGCGCCGTCCACGACGACGCGTACGTCGACTCCGTCCGGGAGTTCTGCGAGGACGGCGGCGGCCAGTGGGACCCCGACACGGTCGCCGTCGAGACGACGTGGGACGCCGCGCTCGCGAGCGCGGGGATCGCGCGCTGGGCCGCCCACGAGGCGCTCGACGGGGCCGACGGCTGGGACACGCCCTTCTCGCTCGGCCGCCCGCCGGGTCACCACGCAGTCTACGACGACGCCATGGGCTTCTGCTTCTTCAACAACGCCGCCGTCGCGGCCCAGTCGGCCCTCGACCGCGTGGACCGCGTCGCGATCTTCGACTGGGACGTCCACCACGGCAACGGCATCCAGGACATCTTCTACGAGCGCGGCGACGTCCACTACACCTCGATCCACGAGCGCGGCCTCTACCCCGGCACCGGCCACCCGGACGAGATCGGCCGGGACGACGGCGAGGGAACCACGCTCAACCTCCCCCTCCCGGCGGGGAGCGGCGACGTCGAGTACGCCTACGCGGTCGACGAGGCGCTCCGTCCCGCGCTCGAACGGTTCGATCCCGGCCTGCTGCTCGTGAGCGCCGGCTTCGACGCCCACGAGCGTGATCCCATCTCCCGGATGCGCGTCTCCTCGGAGGGCTACGCGATGCTCGCCGATCGGGTTCGGGCGCTCTCGACCGACCTCGACGCGCCGCTCGCGTTCGTCCTGGAGGGCGGCTACGGCCTCGAATCGCTCGCCGAGAGCGTCGCCACCGTCCACGAGGTGTTCGAGGGGCGCGATCCCGTCGAACCGGAGGGCGAGGTGATCGAGAAGGCGCGGACGGTCGTCGGGACCGCCCGCGAGCATCACGGCCTCGGGTCGAAGTAG
- a CDS encoding plastocyanin/azurin family copper-binding protein: MTIDVGERGLAFDPVAVHVDPGTRIVWKWTGRGTAHNVAAQRGATFASDIRSSDTYEWVAEGGPIVAYQCDPHAGQGMRGVVVVE, translated from the coding sequence GTGACGATCGACGTCGGCGAGCGGGGGCTCGCGTTCGATCCCGTCGCGGTCCACGTCGATCCCGGGACGAGGATCGTCTGGAAGTGGACGGGCCGGGGGACCGCGCACAACGTCGCGGCGCAGAGAGGTGCGACCTTCGCGAGCGACATCCGGTCGTCGGACACCTACGAGTGGGTCGCGGAGGGCGGTCCGATCGTCGCCTATCAGTGCGACCCCCACGCCGGCCAGGGGATGCGGGGCGTCGTCGTCGTCGAGTGA
- the ubaA gene encoding SAMP-activating enzyme E1, which produces MADLALSPEQLDRYSRHIIMDEVGPQGQATLLDARVLCVGAGGLGSPVVQYLAAAGVGTLGIVDDDVVERSNLQRQVIHGEADVGRPKVESAADFVARQNPDVTVEPHEVRLTADNVEEFVADYDVVVDGSDNFATRYLVNDACTLAGVPFSHGAILKFEGQVTTFEAREDSPCYRCLFPEAPPAGTVPSCAEAGVLGVLPGTVGCIQATEATKLALGYGETLDGRLILYDASDMTFETVEIRKNPDCPVCGENPRIESVRDVEYEETCAIRAE; this is translated from the coding sequence ATGGCCGATCTCGCGCTCTCTCCCGAACAGCTCGACCGGTACTCCCGGCACATCATCATGGACGAGGTGGGACCCCAGGGGCAGGCGACGCTCCTCGACGCGCGGGTGCTGTGCGTCGGCGCGGGGGGCCTCGGCTCGCCGGTCGTCCAGTACCTCGCCGCGGCGGGCGTCGGCACGCTCGGGATCGTCGACGACGACGTGGTCGAACGCTCGAACCTCCAGCGACAGGTGATCCACGGCGAGGCGGACGTCGGCCGCCCCAAAGTCGAGTCGGCCGCCGACTTCGTCGCCCGCCAGAACCCCGACGTGACCGTCGAACCCCACGAGGTGCGCCTCACGGCCGACAACGTCGAGGAGTTCGTCGCGGACTACGACGTGGTCGTCGACGGCTCGGACAACTTCGCCACCCGCTACCTCGTCAACGACGCCTGTACGCTCGCGGGCGTCCCCTTCTCCCACGGCGCGATCCTCAAGTTCGAGGGACAGGTGACGACCTTCGAGGCGCGCGAGGACTCGCCGTGCTACCGCTGTCTCTTCCCCGAAGCGCCGCCAGCGGGCACGGTCCCGAGCTGCGCCGAGGCGGGCGTCCTCGGCGTCCTCCCCGGCACGGTCGGCTGCATCCAGGCCACCGAGGCGACGAAGCTCGCGCTCGGCTACGGCGAGACGCTCGACGGCCGGCTGATCCTCTACGACGCCTCGGACATGACCTTCGAGACGGTCGAGATCCGCAAGAACCCCGACTGCCCTGTCTGCGGCGAGAACCCGCGGATCGAGTCCGTCCGCGACGTGGAGTACGAGGAGACCTGCGCGATCCGCGCGGAGTGA
- a CDS encoding arsinothricin resistance N-acetyltransferase ArsN1 family B produces MTAALRLATDDDAPAVRAIYAPYVEETSVTFERTPPSAEEVAERIEGKLERYPWLVCERDDEVVGYAYAGPVRSRAAYRWSTESTVYVREDAKREGVARALYAALFDLLAGQGYWSVYAAVTLPNPASVAFHGATGFERIGVWEAVGFKHGAWHDVGWFRRALGERPPEPDPPLSVAAAREREWWDEALRAGEAELRR; encoded by the coding sequence GTGACCGCCGCGCTCCGCCTCGCGACCGACGACGACGCGCCCGCCGTCCGCGCGATCTACGCGCCGTACGTCGAGGAGACGAGCGTCACGTTCGAGCGAACGCCGCCGAGCGCCGAGGAGGTGGCCGAGCGCATCGAGGGGAAACTGGAGCGCTACCCGTGGCTGGTCTGCGAGCGCGACGACGAGGTGGTCGGGTACGCCTACGCCGGCCCGGTCCGCTCGCGGGCGGCCTACCGCTGGTCGACCGAGAGCACGGTGTACGTCCGCGAGGACGCGAAGCGGGAGGGAGTCGCGCGGGCGCTCTACGCGGCGCTGTTCGACCTGCTGGCCGGGCAGGGCTACTGGAGCGTCTACGCGGCGGTGACGCTCCCCAACCCGGCGAGCGTCGCGTTCCACGGGGCGACCGGCTTCGAGCGGATCGGCGTCTGGGAGGCGGTCGGGTTCAAACACGGCGCGTGGCACGACGTGGGATGGTTCCGCCGCGCGCTGGGCGAGCGCCCCCCGGAGCCCGACCCGCCGCTGTCGGTCGCGGCGGCGCGGGAGCGCGAGTGGTGGGACGAGGCGCTGCGGGCGGGAGAGGCGGAGCTACGGCGCTGA
- a CDS encoding antitoxin VapB family protein, with protein sequence MSKTIRVPNRVYERIKAHQQEHESVGETLDRLVGGRSLRELSGVLTDEEGETMREAITASERRGNRDLDDLVERIEQARESATEPE encoded by the coding sequence ATGAGTAAGACGATCCGCGTCCCGAATCGGGTGTACGAGCGTATCAAGGCCCACCAGCAGGAGCACGAGAGCGTCGGGGAGACGCTCGACCGCCTCGTCGGGGGACGCTCGCTTCGAGAGCTGTCGGGCGTGCTAACCGACGAAGAAGGCGAGACGATGCGCGAGGCGATCACGGCATCCGAGCGGCGAGGTAACCGCGATCTCGACGACCTCGTCGAGCGCATCGAGCAGGCCCGAGAGTCGGCCACGGAGCCGGAGTGA
- the cca gene encoding CCA tRNA nucleotidyltransferase has product MDEFEAVTEEVAARVVPDDAERGRLARTAARVVADAEAAAADLPVEADVVQVGSTARGTWVSGDRDIDVFVRFPPELPRRELERYGLAVGRAVLPDGHEEYAEHPYVKGTREGFEVDLVPCYAVEDATAIQSAVDRTPFHTAYLTERLDDDSAREVVLTKAFLKGVGVYGSDLRTRGFSGYLTELLVLGYGGFRAFLEAARDWHPPVELDPEGHAARGFDDPLVVVDPTDPERNVAAVLSVGNVARLVHHARAFLDEPRAEAFEPRDPEPLDADAMAAHLERRGTTPFAVRFPAPDLVDDQLYPQLEKSLSGVVGELDRRGFDVLRAATFADETAVLFVECEVAERPRIARHEGPPVWVGRHATGFYDKYADGDAYGPFVDGERYVVERERGRATAREWLESDDLLGVSLGVAVEEALRDGYEVLEGRETTALAAEFGVELARYFDPRP; this is encoded by the coding sequence ATGGACGAGTTCGAGGCCGTCACCGAGGAGGTCGCCGCGCGCGTCGTCCCGGACGACGCCGAGCGCGGGCGCCTCGCCCGGACCGCGGCGCGGGTCGTCGCCGACGCCGAGGCCGCCGCGGCCGACCTCCCGGTGGAGGCGGACGTGGTGCAGGTCGGCTCGACGGCGCGGGGGACGTGGGTCAGCGGCGACCGCGACATCGACGTGTTCGTGCGCTTCCCGCCGGAACTCCCCCGGCGCGAGCTGGAGCGCTACGGGCTGGCGGTGGGCCGCGCGGTGCTCCCGGACGGCCACGAGGAGTACGCCGAACACCCCTACGTCAAGGGCACCAGGGAGGGATTCGAGGTGGACCTCGTCCCCTGCTACGCCGTCGAGGACGCGACGGCGATCCAGTCGGCGGTCGACCGGACGCCGTTTCACACCGCCTACCTCACAGAGCGCCTCGACGACGACAGCGCCCGGGAGGTCGTGCTGACCAAGGCGTTCCTGAAGGGCGTCGGTGTCTACGGGAGCGACCTCCGGACGAGGGGATTCTCGGGCTACCTGACCGAACTGCTCGTGCTGGGGTACGGCGGGTTCCGCGCGTTTCTCGAGGCGGCCCGCGACTGGCACCCGCCGGTCGAACTCGACCCCGAGGGCCACGCCGCGCGCGGGTTCGACGACCCGCTGGTGGTCGTCGATCCGACCGACCCGGAGCGCAACGTCGCGGCCGTCCTCTCCGTGGGGAACGTCGCGCGGCTCGTCCACCACGCGCGGGCGTTCCTCGACGAGCCGCGCGCCGAAGCGTTCGAGCCTCGCGACCCCGAGCCGCTCGACGCCGACGCGATGGCCGCCCACCTGGAGCGGCGCGGCACGACACCCTTCGCCGTCCGCTTTCCCGCGCCCGACCTCGTGGACGATCAGCTCTACCCCCAACTGGAGAAGTCGCTCTCCGGCGTGGTCGGCGAACTCGACCGCCGCGGCTTCGACGTGCTCCGGGCGGCGACGTTCGCCGACGAGACGGCCGTCCTCTTCGTCGAGTGCGAGGTCGCAGAGCGCCCCCGGATCGCCCGCCACGAGGGACCGCCAGTGTGGGTGGGGCGGCATGCGACGGGGTTCTACGACAAGTACGCCGACGGCGACGCGTACGGGCCGTTCGTCGACGGCGAGCGCTACGTCGTCGAGCGCGAGCGCGGGCGCGCTACCGCCCGCGAGTGGCTGGAGAGCGACGACCTCCTCGGCGTCTCGCTCGGCGTCGCCGTGGAGGAGGCGCTACGCGATGGCTACGAGGTGCTCGAGGGCAGGGAGACGACGGCGCTCGCGGCGGAGTTCGGCGTCGAACTGGCGCGCTACTTCGACCCGAGGCCGTGA
- a CDS encoding histone family protein codes for MSVELPFAPVDAIIRRNAGDLRVSADAAEALARHVQAHGAALAVEAAARATDDGRKTLMAEDFGTEGDKASLELPIAPVDRIARLDIDDRYRVSMNARIALASILEADADAVAAAAAVLARHADRRTVIEDDIETYFELAPYFE; via the coding sequence ATGAGTGTCGAGCTACCGTTCGCGCCGGTCGACGCCATCATCCGGCGGAACGCGGGTGACCTCCGGGTGAGCGCCGACGCCGCCGAGGCGCTCGCCCGCCACGTACAGGCCCACGGCGCGGCGCTCGCCGTCGAGGCCGCCGCGCGCGCGACGGACGACGGCCGCAAGACGCTGATGGCGGAGGACTTCGGGACGGAGGGGGACAAGGCGTCGCTCGAACTCCCCATCGCCCCCGTCGATCGCATCGCTCGACTCGACATCGACGACCGCTACCGGGTCTCCATGAACGCACGCATCGCCCTCGCTAGCATCCTCGAAGCCGACGCCGATGCCGTCGCCGCGGCCGCGGCCGTCCTCGCCCGGCACGCGGACCGACGGACCGTCATCGAGGACGACATCGAGACGTACTTCGAACTCGCTCCGTACTTCGAATGA
- a CDS encoding single-stranded DNA binding protein yields MGTIEDIYGDLDAEVTEEEFREAVATKVEQMDGLADEETAAMLVAHELTEEEVNGIADIDAGMEEVKFLGKVMSVGEVRTFERDDGEGQVLNVEVADETGRVRVALWDDQAAAGAEELDPGDVLRVKGRPKEGYNGLEVSASRVEGDQDADIEVDVAEEGTIAALSLGQSDVSVRGRVLGTEPVRTFDRDDGSEGRVSNLVLGDETGRVRVTLWDERADRATELAEGVSVEVVDGYVRERDGALELHVGSRGRVEEIDEDVTYVPETTDIEALELGDTADIAGVIRSADPKRTFDRDDGSEGQVRNVRVQDKTGDIRVAMWGEKADADVGPGDEVLFADVEIKDGWQDDIEASAGWRSTVSVLDPGSASASRGGGSAGDPDDGAAEAGTTGLDAFASGGSGGSGGSSDGPGDSGGAGTEPAAATATGAAGEAGAATDAADAATDAPAETEDGPVEFTGTVVQTGEPVMLDDGSETVTVVTDEDVRLGQEITVRGRLVDGRLEADEVF; encoded by the coding sequence ATGGGCACGATCGAGGATATCTACGGTGACCTCGACGCGGAAGTCACGGAGGAGGAGTTCCGTGAGGCGGTCGCGACGAAGGTCGAGCAGATGGACGGGCTCGCGGACGAGGAGACCGCCGCGATGCTCGTCGCGCACGAACTTACGGAGGAGGAGGTAAACGGCATCGCCGACATCGACGCCGGCATGGAGGAGGTGAAGTTCCTCGGGAAGGTGATGAGCGTCGGCGAGGTCCGCACCTTCGAGCGCGACGACGGCGAGGGGCAGGTGCTGAACGTCGAGGTCGCGGACGAGACGGGCCGCGTGCGCGTCGCGCTCTGGGACGACCAGGCCGCGGCGGGCGCGGAGGAACTCGACCCCGGCGACGTGCTGCGCGTCAAGGGCCGACCGAAGGAGGGCTACAACGGGCTCGAGGTGAGCGCCAGTCGCGTCGAGGGCGACCAGGACGCGGACATCGAGGTCGACGTCGCCGAGGAGGGCACCATCGCGGCGCTCTCGCTCGGGCAGAGCGACGTGAGCGTTCGCGGGAGGGTGCTCGGAACCGAACCCGTGCGGACGTTCGACCGCGACGACGGGAGCGAGGGTCGCGTCTCGAACCTCGTGCTGGGCGACGAGACGGGTCGCGTGCGCGTGACGCTCTGGGACGAGCGGGCCGACCGCGCCACCGAACTCGCCGAGGGCGTCTCGGTCGAGGTCGTGGACGGGTACGTCCGCGAGCGCGACGGCGCGCTCGAACTCCACGTCGGCTCGCGCGGGAGGGTGGAGGAGATCGACGAGGACGTGACCTACGTCCCCGAGACGACGGACATCGAGGCGCTCGAACTCGGCGACACCGCCGACATCGCGGGCGTCATCCGGTCGGCCGACCCGAAGCGCACGTTCGACCGCGACGACGGCTCGGAGGGACAGGTTCGCAACGTCCGCGTACAGGACAAGACGGGCGACATACGCGTCGCGATGTGGGGCGAGAAGGCGGACGCCGACGTCGGTCCCGGCGACGAGGTACTGTTCGCGGACGTGGAGATCAAGGACGGCTGGCAGGACGACATCGAGGCCTCCGCCGGCTGGCGATCGACCGTCTCCGTCCTCGACCCGGGGAGCGCGAGCGCCTCGCGCGGCGGCGGTTCCGCGGGCGATCCGGACGACGGCGCGGCGGAGGCGGGCACGACGGGCCTCGACGCGTTCGCGAGCGGCGGTTCCGGCGGTTCCGGTGGCTCCAGCGATGGACCCGGCGACTCGGGGGGTGCCGGCACGGAGCCGGCCGCCGCGACCGCCACCGGCGCGGCGGGGGAAGCCGGGGCGGCCACCGACGCTGCCGATGCCGCCACCGATGCGCCGGCCGAAACGGAGGACGGCCCCGTCGAGTTCACCGGGACAGTCGTCCAGACGGGCGAGCCGGTGATGCTCGACGACGGGAGCGAGACGGTCACCGTCGTCACGGACGAAGACGTCCGGCTGGGTCAGGAGATCACGGTGCGGGGACGGCTGGTGGACGGTCGCCTGGAGGCCGACGAGGTCTTCTGA
- a CDS encoding PIN domain-containing protein, with the protein MLLDTDFIIDVMIDHAGATATLDALEADERVLFVPTPALFELYHSISRVNVPDGRRAAIEAVLESYPTVPADATVMRKAGRIHGDLAAGGDEIGPMDAIIGAMGVVRSEPVLTANGKHFERIPGLTVETYEKA; encoded by the coding sequence ATGCTCCTCGACACGGATTTCATCATCGACGTGATGATCGATCACGCGGGCGCGACCGCGACGCTCGACGCACTCGAGGCCGACGAGCGGGTCCTGTTCGTCCCGACCCCAGCGTTGTTCGAACTCTATCACAGCATCAGTCGAGTCAACGTCCCCGATGGACGACGGGCCGCCATCGAGGCCGTGCTCGAGTCCTATCCGACAGTCCCGGCGGACGCGACGGTGATGCGGAAAGCCGGGCGCATCCACGGTGATCTCGCGGCCGGCGGAGACGAGATCGGCCCGATGGACGCGATCATCGGCGCGATGGGCGTCGTCCGGAGCGAACCCGTGCTCACGGCCAACGGCAAACACTTCGAGCGGATTCCCGGTCTGACCGTCGAAACGTACGAGAAGGCGTGA
- a CDS encoding DUF7282 domain-containing protein, producing the protein MVLSAFVGSVSLVGVAAASSAQRDASVVKFTRNEYNASRGDIAEIDVATPGVSTAYVTINSKKAGYNPTVRITDGNLDGRVTLLLNTYDTPDGAGRSFGVASTADSVRFVGGDASTPEPLPIGTYSLAVRARQGGEVVDTATLKVTYGGPQTFGMLTAPGRYDRGDFTTVGEIWNRSIATHDVARGDLAIARLGGSGLAGAIIGNQQRGESIEKAFMDFLNAREGNTDVALLTIRDSRTGSAIPITEDNINVVLAPRNGAVFFVFDTDDLKTGRQYNVRFAVSSASEIVDRTVGVSTVIQLHPRRAEFNTQTRNGEEMAVTYADAGASLSGKTTLAPGSKLRVTARGNGKTYTNQTVVVGEGRTWGATFDLTGVKPGTTFTATVSGAGIEQRSVPVYVKKGRIASVEFTDQSTNGSVVTVERVNMSAGGFVVVHDTSFKNGEPIESVRGVSKYLRPGVHKNVEIKLDRPFEKGSDAIAMAHLDTNGNEKFDYVESGGEQDVPYVVDGDAVYSTATLSVGGSGGSATFGYGPGFGPVAALAAIVALGLFALRRE; encoded by the coding sequence ATGGTCCTCTCCGCGTTCGTCGGGTCCGTGAGCCTGGTCGGCGTCGCTGCGGCTTCGTCCGCTCAGCGAGACGCATCGGTCGTCAAATTCACCCGCAACGAGTACAACGCGTCGCGGGGCGACATCGCCGAGATCGACGTGGCGACTCCCGGCGTGAGCACCGCCTACGTCACCATCAACTCCAAGAAGGCGGGGTACAACCCCACGGTGCGAATCACCGACGGGAACCTCGACGGGCGCGTCACGCTTCTCCTCAACACCTACGACACCCCCGACGGGGCCGGCCGAAGCTTCGGCGTCGCGAGCACGGCCGACAGCGTCCGGTTCGTCGGCGGCGACGCAAGCACCCCGGAGCCCCTGCCGATCGGCACCTACAGCCTCGCCGTTCGGGCGAGGCAGGGCGGGGAAGTCGTCGACACCGCGACGCTGAAGGTCACGTACGGCGGGCCCCAGACGTTCGGGATGCTGACCGCGCCCGGTCGGTACGACCGGGGCGACTTCACGACGGTCGGGGAGATCTGGAACCGGTCCATCGCGACCCACGACGTCGCTCGGGGCGACCTCGCGATCGCTCGCCTCGGCGGGTCGGGACTGGCCGGCGCGATCATCGGGAATCAACAGCGGGGGGAGTCGATCGAGAAGGCGTTCATGGACTTCCTCAACGCCCGCGAGGGGAACACCGACGTCGCGCTGCTGACGATCCGGGATTCGCGGACCGGGTCGGCGATCCCGATCACCGAGGACAACATCAACGTGGTGCTCGCGCCGCGCAACGGGGCGGTGTTCTTCGTCTTCGACACGGACGACCTGAAAACGGGCAGGCAGTACAACGTCCGCTTCGCCGTCTCGAGCGCCAGCGAGATCGTCGACCGGACGGTCGGCGTCTCGACCGTGATCCAGCTCCACCCCAGGAGGGCGGAGTTCAACACGCAGACGCGCAACGGCGAGGAGATGGCGGTGACCTACGCCGACGCGGGCGCGAGCCTCAGCGGGAAGACGACGCTCGCGCCCGGATCGAAACTCCGCGTCACGGCGAGGGGGAACGGAAAGACGTACACCAATCAGACCGTCGTCGTAGGAGAGGGCCGCACGTGGGGTGCGACGTTCGACCTGACGGGCGTGAAGCCCGGCACGACGTTCACGGCGACGGTCAGCGGGGCCGGCATCGAGCAGAGGAGCGTCCCGGTCTACGTGAAGAAGGGTCGCATCGCGTCGGTCGAGTTCACCGACCAGTCCACGAACGGGAGCGTCGTCACGGTCGAGCGGGTCAACATGTCTGCCGGCGGGTTCGTGGTCGTCCACGATACCTCGTTCAAGAACGGCGAACCGATCGAGAGCGTCCGCGGCGTCTCGAAGTACCTCCGCCCCGGCGTCCACAAGAACGTCGAGATCAAACTCGACCGGCCGTTCGAGAAGGGGAGCGACGCCATCGCGATGGCGCACCTCGACACGAACGGGAACGAGAAGTTCGACTACGTCGAGAGCGGAGGTGAACAGGACGTCCCCTACGTGGTCGACGGTGACGCGGTGTACAGCACGGCCACGCTCTCCGTCGGCGGCTCCGGCGGGAGCGCGACGTTCGGCTACGGCCCGGGATTCGGTCCCGTCGCCGCACTCGCGGCGATCGTCGCGCTCGGCCTGTTCGCGCTGAGACGCGAGTAA
- a CDS encoding EthD family reductase, with the protein MTKIVFGLTRAEGTSREEFERYYLDEHAPMATEMPGVRRYTVAFSEGDAEYDAIAEVHFEDREALDAALASDAGRAAGADLANFADTDDLLQLIAEEHVVVG; encoded by the coding sequence ATGACCAAGATCGTCTTCGGCCTCACGCGCGCCGAGGGAACGAGTCGCGAGGAGTTCGAGCGGTACTACCTGGACGAGCACGCCCCGATGGCGACGGAGATGCCGGGGGTGCGACGGTACACCGTCGCGTTCTCGGAGGGCGACGCCGAGTACGACGCGATCGCCGAGGTCCACTTCGAGGACCGCGAGGCGCTCGACGCCGCGCTGGCCTCCGACGCGGGGCGCGCCGCGGGCGCGGACCTCGCCAACTTCGCCGACACCGACGACCTGCTCCAGCTGATCGCGGAGGAGCACGTCGTCGTCGGCTGA